CACTGCGCCGTCAGCCGGCGGCCACTTCCGAGCGGTGGCTGCTGGATGCCGGATGTGGGACGGGGGCCAATGCCGAGATGCTGCGTGCCTTCGGGCGGGTCATCGGCACGGATGTCTCGCCGGAGGCGCTCCACTGGTCACGGCAGCGGGGACTTTCCCATCTGGCGCGGTGCCGCGTCGAGAAACTGTGTTTTGCCGACGATACCTTTGATGTGGTGACGGCGCTTGACATGCTCGAACACGTGGACGATGACCTGGCCGCCCTGGCTGAACTCCACCGGGTCTGCAAGCCGGGGGGAGCGGTGATCATCACCGTACCGGCGTATGGGTTTCTCTGGAGTCCGCACGACGAAGCCCTGCATCATCGCCGCCGCTATGCCCCACGGGAACTGCGCGACAAACTTCAGGCCATGGGGTTTGAGGTCGAGCGGCTGAGCCACTTCATGTGCGGTTTGTTCCTGCCGGTGTTGCTGCTGCGCTTCTGGCAGAGCCTGCGCAAGCAGGGGGTGCGTCCGCAAAGCGACCTGCGCCCTTTGCCGACGTGGCTCAATGGGCTGCTCAACCGGTTGTTGGGTGTCGAGCGATGGCTGATCAGCCTGTTCAGTCTGCCTCTTGGGGTTTCACTCATCTGTACGGCGCGCAAACGCGCCTGGGTCCGCTCCCTAGTGCAGCGTCGTCCTGAGTTCGCTTACGATTTCCCTCAACGTGTGCTCGATGATGCCTACATCAACCGGCTTGCCAATGAGCCGCACGCGCCGGGCCTGGAGTTCTCCCGGCGTGATCCGGTCCGCCCAACCCGTCACGAGCGTGATGGGTAGGTTCAGGTTCAGGGCCCGTACTTCGGCGATGAACTGCCAGCCGTTCAGGTCGGGCATGCCGAGGTCGGTAAAGAGCGCGTCGAAAGCTTCCAGCCGCAGTCGCTGCAGGGCCCGGCGCGGAGCGGTCTCGACCTGTACCTCATGTCCCAGGAGCTTGATCATCTCCGCAATGGTTTCCGCCACCGGCGGTTCATCGTCAACGACCAGAATGCGCAACCGTTGGGAGGGCAGTGCAGGCAGCGGTGGGGCGGTCATCAGGGTTTGGGTCAGGGATACCGGCGCCAACGGAAAGGTCAGGAAAAATGTCGTTCCACGTCCCGGTTCGCTTTCAACTTCAATCCGCCCCCGGTGCCGGCTGACAATGTTGTGCGAGACGCTCAGCCCCAGACCCGTGCCCTGTCCCCCTTTGGTCGTGTAGAACGGGTCAAAGATACGTTTTTTGACCTCTTCGCTCATGCCAGCGCCCGTGTCGCGCACCACGAGTCTGGCGGTGTCCTCCTGTGAATAGACATTGATGATGATCTCGCCGCCGGTGGGCATGGCATCCAGCGCATTGAACAGGAGGTTGGTGATGACTTCGCGCAACTCGGTCGGGTTGCCCAGGATGTGCACGGGCAACGGCGCCTGGCAGGTGACGTGAATGGACGATTTGCCGGAGCGGTGCATCCACCGGGGTTGGGTGGCCTCGATGGTTTCCTGCACGAGTTGGCTCAGGTCAAGCGGCTCGAAATCTGAATCGCCTTCACGGACGCGGGCAAAGTTCTGGATGCGTTTGACGATGTTGGCCGCGTCCTGGGTCACCTTGTGCATGATGTCGAGCGAACGGAGCGTCGTTTCGTCCGTCGCTCTGGCTTTGAGCAGACCAATCCGCCCCTGGATGATGGTCAGGGCATTGTTGAAGTTGTGCGCCACGCCCGAAGCCAGTTCCCCCAGCGCCCGCAGCCGTTCCGTCTGGCGCATCTGAAGGTGATATTCCCGCTCCTGCTCGTGCAGCCGCTGGGTTTCAGCCAGTTGTTCCCGGAGCTGTGCGATGAGCCGTGAGTTGTGAAGCACGACCGTGGCGTAATCGGTCAGCAGTTCGAGAGTTTCGACTTCCTCCGTGGATGGGGCATCACCCAGGCGGTCAACGCTGAACGTGCCGAACAGTTTGCCCTCCAGCGCCAGCGGGACGACGATGATGGGGCCGCTGTGCCACATCCGCAACGGAGATTCCGTGTGGCGTCCGAGCAGAAACGAGTGGTCCCCGATACGCCGGCGAACGCCGGACAGCCGCGCCCCCGGTGTGGTCGAGAAGCCCCCAACCCGTGT
This window of the Chloracidobacterium sp. N genome carries:
- a CDS encoding ATP-binding protein → MMETGPFKPGHYLFDLEGRLCHAAVSSDPLQSTDHTVAEEQTDFDLSASLSSPSLPPALQALLRAVAQGQEVLPGSVYLADDLVATAYPVTWQQAKLVAVVVSPAAVSQPHYHPALAVLNISRSIHAGHTMTAIFETVAREAGKLLSFDRLSITLFRPDTNEVEIYALHDDGTSSVQAGRVVPGDNTVTAWVVRHGQPIVTPDIRQEMRFVTYQDWTAQGYCSTLCHPLIIEGNVIGTLNFTSRTVNAYSDDTLRLVTPLAEQVAIAISNTQMRQRLLQESRRLRRIVEVANQVKHHLGLEGYLSVSEILRWMCEVACDLGWERALFCLRDPAAASTNDSFIAAFAGAFTEGQHVELDVLKTQRTRVGGFSTTPGARLSGVRRRIGDHSFLLGRHTESPLRMWHSGPIIVVPLALEGKLFGTFSVDRLGDAPSTEEVETLELLTDYATVVLHNSRLIAQLREQLAETQRLHEQEREYHLQMRQTERLRALGELASGVAHNFNNALTIIQGRIGLLKARATDETTLRSLDIMHKVTQDAANIVKRIQNFARVREGDSDFEPLDLSQLVQETIEATQPRWMHRSGKSSIHVTCQAPLPVHILGNPTELREVITNLLFNALDAMPTGGEIIINVYSQEDTARLVVRDTGAGMSEEVKKRIFDPFYTTKGGQGTGLGLSVSHNIVSRHRGRIEVESEPGRGTTFFLTFPLAPVSLTQTLMTAPPLPALPSQRLRILVVDDEPPVAETIAEMIKLLGHEVQVETAPRRALQRLRLEAFDALFTDLGMPDLNGWQFIAEVRALNLNLPITLVTGWADRITPGELQARRVRLIGKPVDVGIIEHTLREIVSELRTTLH